Within Elusimicrobiota bacterium, the genomic segment GTTTAAGGGCGGCATGAATTCTGAACCTAGCTGAAAGAACACCGGGATCGTCGCCAGCATGGCGGCCAAAGCCAAGCCGACTGTTTTTTTTGGGTATGTTAAGACCCATCGCACGGCCGGGTCATAAATCGCGAACAGCCGTTTGCTGACGGGGTGTTTTTCTTCTTCATAATAGCGGCCCACGGTGACGGCGTTGAAAATGTTTGAAAGCCACCGGGGTTTAAAATGTTTGTAGTCCATGCGCGTGAAAATCATGCGCACGGCCGGATCCAAGGTGACGGCCAAAAGCGCGGCCAAGGCCATGGCCAGGGTTTTGGAGTAGGCCAGGGGTTTAAACAGCCTCCCTTCCTGATCAACGAGAGTGAACACCGGCAAAAACGCCACGGCAATCACCAGCAAAGAGAAAAACACCGACGGCCCGACTTCCTTCAACGCTTCCAGGCGCACCTCATGGAAATCCCCTTTGCGCCCGCCGGTGACCCAGTGCTCCAATTTCTTATAGGCGTTTTCTACCTCCACGATGGCCCCGTCCACCAGCACGCCGATGGAAATAGCGATGCCCGCCAAAGACATGATATTTGAGGTAATCCCCATGTACAGCATAGGAATGAAAGCCAGCAGGATGGAGATGGGGATGGTGACGATGGGAACTAGCGCCGAGGGGATATGCCGCAAGAAAAAAAGAATGACCAGACTGACCATTAGGGTTTCCGTGATCAGTGTTTCTTTTAACGTGTTGATAGCGCGGCGAATAAGCTCGGAACGGTCATAAGTGGTTACCAGGCGCACGCCTTGAGGCAGCGAAGGCGCAATCTCATTAAGTTTGGCTTTGACGCGCTCGATCACGGTCAGGGCGTTTTCTCCGTAGCGCATGATCACAATGCCCCCGACAGCCTCCCCCAGGCCGTCAAGCTCCCCCGTGCCCCGGCGCAAATCAGGCCCCAAACGCACGCGCGCTACGTCGCGGACATAAATTGGCGTGCCCGTGGCCGGGTTGCGGCCGACGGCCACGTTTTCCAAATCTTCGATGGATTTGGCGTAGCCTTTGGCGCGTACCATAAATTCCGTGCCGGAGAATTCCAGCAAGCGTCCGCCGGTGTCATCATTGCTTTCCCGGATGGTGTTGACGACGCGGGTAAGGGGCACATTGTAGGCGGCCAGGGCCTTGGGATCGACTTGAACCTGATATTGCTTGACGAATCCGCCCACGGGAGCGACTTCGGCCACGCCTTGGACGCTTTGAAGCTGATAGCGCAAAAACCAATCCTGAAGAGAGCGCAGCTGGGCCAAATTCAACCGTTGGGAGTCGTCGACTAAGGCGTATTGAAATACCCAGCCCACGGAAGTGGCGTCCGGGCCCATTTCGGTTCTGACGCCTTGGGGCAGGCTAGGGGTGATTTTCGACAGGTATTCGAGAGTCCTTGAGCGCGCCCAATAAATGTCCGTGCCGTCTTCAAAAATAACGTACACGTAGGAGTAGCCGAAATCAGTGAACGCGCGCACGGTTTTGACCTTTGGCGCGCCCAACATGGCCGTGACAATGGGGTAAGTGACTTGATCCTCCAGGATGTCCGGGGAGCGGTCCCAGCGCGAAAGAATAATGACCTGGGTATCCGAGAGATCGGGGATCGCATCTACGGGGATGCGGCGCAGGGCATAAATTCCCCCTACAATGGCCCAGGCCGTCAGCAGAAGGACCAGGAATTTATTCCGGGCCGAATATTCGACAATTTTGGCGATCATGTTAGTGTTGATGCCCCGGTGGCATTCCCTCGCCGCCGTCTCGTTTCCGGAACGCTTCGATTGCGGCTTTAAATTGGGATTCGGAATCAATCAGAAAATTTGCGGATGTGACAACCCGGTCCCCGATTTCCAGCCCGAACAAAACCGCATAGAAGCCTTCGGCCTCCACGCCCAGGCGCACCTCGCGCGGTTCGAAGGTGTTGTCCTCATGGACGGCAAAAACCACTTTTCGTTCCCCCGTGTCCAAGACGGCTTCACCGGGCACGGCCAATTTTTTGCCCAGGGGAACGCGGATTTTGACGTCAAGGTACATCTCCGGCCTGAATTTCCCCTTAGGATTGTTCACCTCGGCGCGCACTCTGGCGGTTCTGGTCATGGCGCTGATAACGGGATCAACGGAAAGAACCTTGCCCGTGAATGTTTCCCCCGGCAAGGCAGGGGAGGCAATTTCCATGGTTTGTCCGGGCTTGATGAAATTCACCTCATATTCATAGACATCCGCATAAACCCAGACCGTGCCCCCGGCCCGGCCCAACACCAAGCCCACGGCCGCGTTTCTGGGTTTGTTCGCCAAATCATCGATCTGAGCATCGGAGAGGCCTAAAAGCCTTAATTTCATGCGCGTTGATTTGCGGATGGATTCAAGTTCCGGACCCCCGCTTAAGGCCTGGTGGTATTCCTCGATGGCCGAGTAAAGCTCAGGATCATAGGCGATGCGTCCCGATGCGCGGATCACGCGTTCAAGGTCCCGGAATTCCACGGCGCCGAAGGTGACCCCGATTAACTGCTGGCGCTGCGGCGACAGCGTAAACGACGCGCGTCCCGTCTCTTCATGATGTTCGTGGGTGGTTGATTCCGTCTCCATTTTTTGAAGCTGCATATGGCAAATGGGGCAGGTTCCGGGCTCTTTGCGGATGATTTCCGGATGCATGGGGCATTGATAAAGCGCCTGCTCCCGAGACTGCATGCCCACTTCTTTGCGCTTGCCGCAAGCGGTCAATCCGGCCATTAAGATCAATAACGAAATGCCTAAGGCGAAAATTTTTCTCATTAGTTTTTTACCCCCTCGATTTCCTTCCCGGCCACGACTTCGAGCATGGCCCAGTGTTCTCCGTAGTGATAAAGTTCCTCGTAATATTTCATTTGCGCCTCCAGCAAATGGCGCACCGCCTCGGTCAGTTTGGCGAAATCCGCCCGTCCGGTTTCATAGTTTTTCTGGGCGATTTGAAGGGCGCTTTCAGCCAGAGGCAGGATTTCCTTGGAATAGTTAAGAGCCAATTGCCGGTGCAGATTGACTTCGGTGTATTCCTTGTACAGTGTCTTAAAAATATCGTTTTGCGCGCTTTGGGATTCGGCTTGCGTTTGGCGTTGATGGGCTTTGGCGGATTTGCGCTCCCCGGCCGGCCGCCAAAGCCAAAGAGGGATGCGCAGGGCCGCCCCGATCGTTGTTTCCGCGGGAAGGCCGGATTCAAATTTTTCCCGTTCATAACTGACCTTAAAGTCCGGCGCGAAATTCAGCAGCGCCCGGCGCGCCATTACGGCCGCATGCGCCTGCATGTGCAGGGTGTTTAAATACATGGGGTTCGTTTCCCTCGCCTGTTTCTCCAATTCCTCGACGGAAACAGGCAAATCGCGCAGTGGAACCGCTTCAAAACGGCCCCAGCGCGTGCCGGGCTTGCGCCCAAGAAGCGCGTTCAACTCCTCTTCCTCGATCAGTTTTTGCTGCTCGCGCTCAAACACCGAGTTTTCGACCATTTTAAGCTGGGCCTGCGCCAAGAGCGCCTCATCCGCGCTGCTTTGGCCTGCGGACAACCGCGATTGGGCCACGCGGGCGATGCCTTCTAAAATGTCGGTGTCTTTTTTCAAGGCGTCGGCTGTGGAAGCAAGCCAGGAAAGAAGGTGGTAGCGGATTTTTACCTGCGCCTCTGTTTCCAAAAGCCGGGCGCGATAATCCTCATGAGCGATTTTGGCTTCGTGATGCAGCATGCGCGCCTCATCTGAAATCTTTCCGGGAAAGGGAATTTCCTGTTCGACCATAAGCATTTCGCTTTTCATGGCCGGTTCCGTCCCCGATGATTCGGCTTTTTTATTCTTAATGCCGACCATGGGGTTTTCCCAGGAGCGCGAGGCCGAAACTTTGGCTTCGGCGGATTGCCAGCGTTCATACGCGGCTTTCACCGCCGGATTATTTGTTTTAGCTTCTTCCAATAACGAAGCTAAAGAAATTTTTTCTTCTTTTTTTTCAGCATTTGCATTAAACGCGACTGCAAACGCGACAACGAACGCTAATTTCACCTAAACCTCCCGGCCTAATGGCCGCATGCAACAGAAACGCCTGGAATAAACGAATGAGGTTTAGGCTAAAGGAGGAGAAAGGCCGCTGTGAGTTCGTGGGACGAATGGCGGAGGAGATTCTTCCGCCGCAATGACGGTGATCCAAAACATCGCCGGTTCAAAATCTTGAAAGGACGGGGCTTCAACGGCTGCTTGCGTGTATTCCAGCCGCGTGGCCGTGGTTACGGCAAAGTCCTGGTCCGGGGCCTCGCTCATTTCGCAGCAGGGGGCTTGCTGATCGCCCGACATGGGGCAGGCAGGCCCGCAATCGCAGGTTTCAGGCAGGCGGCAAAGCGACAGGCTCGCCGCGCCGGGCACGGCCAAGCTCAGGAACAAAGCGATAATCGTTTTGCCCATCACTTAAACTCTAGCACCTTAAACCCTTCCGCGCAAGAAGAGTTAGGGAAGGCGCCCTAGAACTCCCGAAGGGGGCCGCGAGCTACGGACACTTTTTCGGCCCCGAGAAACGAGGCCAATGAACGCACGGCGCGGGCGGTTCCAGCCAGAGCCTCGGCGTTCGGTTTCGAATTGAAATGGGCGGACCGTATCTCCAAACGCTTCTCAGCGCGATGGTTTTTAGGGTCAAGGCGGCCGATGAGCCGCCCATGATGCAGGATGGGCAACGTGTAGTAGCCGTAAACGCGCTGCGCCGCTGGTGTGTAGACTTCGATTTTGTAATCAAAGCCGAATAGAGCCTTTGCACGGCCGCGATGCCACAGGAGGGAGTCGAAGGGGCAAAGCAGCGTCGTGCCTTGGGCCGGAGCCACTGATTCGAGCGCGGGGATGTCCTCGGCCAGGATAAACCAGCGTCCGGGACAGCCGGCTACGCTCACTTGAACGACTTCGCCGCTTTTGGCCATAGCAACCAGCGCGCGCCGCCGCGCGCCAGGCTTAAATCTTGGGAAGGTCAGGTAGCGGGCGAGATCGGCTTCCGCCGCCGCTCCCAGCGCGCGCAGGGTCTTTTTTAGGTGCCAGCGTGGGAAAGCGGATCGCTCCAGAGGCTCGACCGGCGGCAGAACGCGCTCGGCCAAATCGTAACTCTTCTGAAAATGGCGGCGGGAATGGATGGCCAGACGTCCACTCATCCAGAGATAGTGCAGGGCATGATGAGCCGGTTTCCAGTCCCACCATCCTTTTGTTTTGCCCTGGGAAACCGGGCGCGCGAAAGCCGCCGCAGATAACGGCCCCCGGCCGCGGATTTCATCTTCGACGCGGCGCAAGACGCGCGGATGAGCCTTGAGCCAGTCCGACCAGCCGGTGTGGCGGCGGCGAAAATCAGCCATGGCGCGCCGCCAGCCGCGCAGGTCCGAAACCGGCACAAGGCAGGCCGCGTGCGCCCAATACTCGATGAGCGCGCGTTTTTCATAAACGATCCGGTCGAGGGCGTCTTTTTTATAGGGTCCGAAGCGGCTCCAAAGCGTCAAATAATGGGCGCGTTCAAGGACATTGATGGAGTCAAGCTGCAAACCCCCCGCGTCTTCAACGAAACGCGTCAGAGCCTCCTCGGTGAATGGGCGCTCCAAAGGCCGGTCAAGATGCTGGCGCTTCAGGAAAAGAGCCGCAACTGCTTCAACGGGAAAAGTCATCATTCGTTTTCTCGGGTTTCGTTAGCGTAAGACGCGCTGCCAGAGGATGCGGGCTCTGTATTTGGTGTTGTTGATGACAAAGGGCGGGCTGGTCAGAGAGAGTTTGCCTTGGGGCCAGTCGATTTTTCTGATAAGTTTTTTGCCCACCCAGCTTGGGATCAGGCTGACTTGAACCTGATGGATAACTTTGTCTTTTAAGACCCGATATTTCCCCGCGTAGGAAATGCAGCTATGCAGCAGGCGCGTTTTTTGAGCGGGTGTGAGTTTGGGGATGTCATGGAAATCAAATCCTCGGGGCAGCCGGCGATTCTGGCTTGTGATGCAGACGGACATAAAACCTTCGGGGCTGTAAATTAAATATCCCGAAGGCCGCCGTCCCAAAGGGTAGCTCATCCCCCCTTGCTCATCGACCCGACAATGGGAAACCAGTTCCCAAGTGCCGACTAATTTATTTTTCATTACCAGAGGTCTTTCTTAACGGCCAATCGTTGAAGGTTCCGGGGCAGTTTACGCAAAGATTTGGAGAAATCCGAGGTCGTGCGAACAACTCGAACGGGACGCAATGATTTAAAGCAATTCCTTTAAAGAGGCAATGGTTTTTGTTTTCCCGGCGCGCAATTCTTTTTCGCCGCGCCGAATTTTTCGTAAAACATCCTGGAGTTCTCGAAGATGGTTTTGAAGCCGTTCATATTCTTTACGGCTCAAAACGACCAAGTCATCTCCATGCGTGACATGCGAAGAAATAACTCCAATATTTTGCATTACTTATTAATTGTATCAGCTTTCTCTAATCCGCGCTACGCGGGGGCTCTCTCGTTTACAAAGCATGCAGCTGATGATTTTTTAAGTTTTTAACTTTAACCGTTACACTGGGGCCATCCAAGATTCTAAGGCCAGCGTGCAGTTGAACGCGTGCCCGCAACAGCAAGCCAAAAGACGCCACCATCATTCTGCTCATTTTTCTTCTCGTGCTGGTAGAGTGGAGACTCAGCAGAGAAAAAACCAGATCGCATAGCTAGCCGTTAAAATCGAGGGCTTGCCACCGGGGACCAAGCAGATTATCACTGTCTACAAAGACCGCGTTATCACTAAATGGCGCGATGGTGGCAGAGTCGAATACCGCGACCGCTATTTGCCACCCGAAGGCCGCATTGATGTGGCCATCAAGGATGCTAAGCCGGAATTATTGCCAGAAATTCTCATCAGAGATCGTGGTGTCACTCATCGATTTGGGGGAGGGGTGGCATTGTCTATTCAAATCAACCCCTGCCTGCAATTGATTTGAAGTGGGCCTACTGTTATGTGTTCAGTTTCGTTATGTGTCGTGTTTGTAGTGTTGTTGTCGTTGTTGTTAAGCCGTTGGAAAGGATTCGAAGAAATGCCGTTGATGGGACGGAGACACTGTTGGCTGCCGTGCCGTTGCCGTTCGCCGTAAAGAAGCCGTTGTTGTTTGAAGTCGTTTAATTGAGGAGGTACACATCGATGGAGCCGATAAGCATGATTGCCTTGATCACGACGGGGATTCCGTTTGTGACTGCATTGATCAAAAAAGTCTTCAAAACGGATCAGTTGAATGGAACTCCCCAGAAAGGAATCCATTTGTTGATTCCTGCCATTCTGGGGATTTTTTCGAGCGGCCTATACGCCTATAGTCACGGTCAAGACTGGATCACGGCCCTTGCTATTGGCCTCGGCTCTGGCGGAGCTGTATCCAGCGCAAGGGATATCGAAAAAAATATGATTGGGATAGCGGAAGCAATCGCCAGACTGACCACCAAAGAAGTTCAGCTAACTCGACGGGATTACTGCCTTACGGTTTCTTGGTTTGCCGTGCTTGCGCCCAAGAAAGAGCTTCTTTTATGGAATCGTTGGTAGGATCGAGCCTTAAGACTTGCTCTAAAGTTTTTTGGGCCTCTTGCCCTTCTTTTGCCGTCGCACAGAAATCATCGTTACAACAGGTAAGCCGCTGGGCCAATCTTAACGCTGTCGGAATAGTCTTTTTATTTTTCCAGTCCGCTCTTAGCCGGTTGGTCAGCTTGTTACCAACCCAATAGTCGCATAATTCCACCCAAAAATTAAAATCTAAATTGCTGCCCTTCATCTCGAGGGCCTTATAAAAATTTTTCTGTATGCAATCCAAACCATCGCAATCTAATTCGACAGCCATCATGGCTATATTCGGATTATTTGGATATTTGGTCCTCAAATCTTTGATCCAACCGCTAAAGGGAGCAGCGTAATCTCTTATACGGACACTGCGAGCCTCACTGCCACATGAGAGAGTTCTTGTAAAGGCCTTCGCCAAAGATTGGGCAATCGGATTATTTGGTTCCGCTGTCACCCAGGCCTTTGTTCCTCGTAATGCTGCCTCGGAATCCCCTTTAACGATTGCCTGGACGACAATGTTTTCATGGTTCTGGGCGGCATTGAGAATCCCAGCCGTTGGAAGGATCGTGAACAATAAAACAGGGATTCTCCAAAGCAATCTTGTTGCTGCTTCCATTTCGGGTAGTATGCAAAATACGAAGGAGCCCCATGCGGCAATTTTGGGCCGTAGCGGACTGTCGATACCTGGGGCCTTGAGCCTGCGGGCTTAATCGATAACACTTATGGTGTGGCCATCGAGCAACAGATACAGGCTACTGATGGCGATGGCTACTTCATCTAAGAGCTAATTTTATGTGCGGGCGTTTTTCCCAGACCGCAGATGTCAAGGAGTTGGCCGCGCGCTTTGGTTATGAAGCCTCGGATGTTACCTTTGCGCCAAGATGCAATATCGCTCCCGGTCAGGAAGCGCCCGTCGTGATTTGGTTCATTGCGACGGCTTAGCAATCTGAGTTTTCAAGAGTCAAAAAATTAGGATAGTGGACTATGCTCTCAGGGTAAACCGTTCCGCGATTTCTTTGGCTGAGAGACAGTTGAGCAGGTCTTTTTTTTCTAGCCAGGCGCGGCGGGCTATGATGACGGCTAATTCCATGAACGCGAATTGGCGGGTGGCGTGGGCGTCGGTGGTGACGGCCAGGGGGATGCTCATTTCCTTGGCTCTTTTGGCTTGCGCGTCGTTGAGATCGTGGCGCTGAGGTTGGCCGTTTAATTCAAGAGCGGTGTTTGTTTTTTTGCAGGCTTCTAGCACTTCTTCGGTGTTGACCGCATAGGGTTCGCGCTGGTTGATTAAGCGTCCGGACAGGTGCGCGATGATGTCCACATGGGGATTTTGGGCGGCTTTGATGATTCGCTGCGTCATTTCCTGTTCGGGCATTTTGAAATTGCTGTGCACGGCTGCGATCACCACGCCGATCTCTTTTAATTCTTCGTCCTCGTAGTCCATGGACCCGTCCTTGAGAATATCCACTTCCATGGAGCGCCAGATGCGAAAGCCCTTGGATTTGCGGTTGAGCTCTTTGGTTTCCTCAATGGTGCGGCGCAGTTCTTTGGGGGTGAGCCCGTTGGCGACCATTAGGCTTTGGGAGTGATCGCCGATAAATGCCCATTCCCAGCCCATTTTTTTGGCGGCTTCGGCCATCTCTTCAAGGGTATTGGAGCCGTCGGTGAGTTTGGTGTGATTGTGAAAATCCCCTTTGATGTCTTTAAGCTCCACGAGTTTGGGCAATTTTCCTTTTTCCGCAGCTTCGATTTCCCCCCGGTTCTCGCGCAATTCAGGAGGAAT encodes:
- a CDS encoding efflux RND transporter permease subunit produces the protein MIAKIVEYSARNKFLVLLLTAWAIVGGIYALRRIPVDAIPDLSDTQVIILSRWDRSPDILEDQVTYPIVTAMLGAPKVKTVRAFTDFGYSYVYVIFEDGTDIYWARSRTLEYLSKITPSLPQGVRTEMGPDATSVGWVFQYALVDDSQRLNLAQLRSLQDWFLRYQLQSVQGVAEVAPVGGFVKQYQVQVDPKALAAYNVPLTRVVNTIRESNDDTGGRLLEFSGTEFMVRAKGYAKSIEDLENVAVGRNPATGTPIYVRDVARVRLGPDLRRGTGELDGLGEAVGGIVIMRYGENALTVIERVKAKLNEIAPSLPQGVRLVTTYDRSELIRRAINTLKETLITETLMVSLVILFFLRHIPSALVPIVTIPISILLAFIPMLYMGITSNIMSLAGIAISIGVLVDGAIVEVENAYKKLEHWVTGGRKGDFHEVRLEALKEVGPSVFFSLLVIAVAFLPVFTLVDQEGRLFKPLAYSKTLAMALAALLAVTLDPAVRMIFTRMDYKHFKPRWLSNIFNAVTVGRYYEEEKHPVSKRLFAIYDPAVRWVLTYPKKTVGLALAAMLATIPVFFQLGSEFMPPLNEGSILYMPTAIPGMSITEAQRVLQIQDRILKNFPEVETVFGKAGRADTSTDPAPLSMVETTIVLKPKSQWRSKKIWGLIPRKITYEELINEMDAALKIPGIPNIWTMPIRNRIDMLSTGMRTPVGVKIFGPDLTVIQKLGEETENILRDVAGTRNVTAERTAQGYFIDIAFRRKDLARYGITIAEAEMIVASAIGGENITTILEGRERYGVNVRYASDYRNNIEKLRRVLVPAENGLQVPLAQLADIRATIGPSMIRDENGQLAGYVYVDIAGRDIGGYVQDAKRALRERLEMPAGYTHVFSGQYENMQRVKERLKIVIPVTLFLIVILLYFNTGSWISTGIVMLAVPFSAIGAIWILYLLGYNLSIAVWVGIIALMGLDAETGIFMLLYLDLAYKDRKGKGLLRSLEDLKEVILEGAVKRVRPKIMTVACDFAALLPIIWAAGTGADMMKRIAAPMVGGLLTSFLMELLVYPAVYYLWKKKELEY
- a CDS encoding efflux RND transporter periplasmic adaptor subunit, with protein sequence MRKIFALGISLLILMAGLTACGKRKEVGMQSREQALYQCPMHPEIIRKEPGTCPICHMQLQKMETESTTHEHHEETGRASFTLSPQRQQLIGVTFGAVEFRDLERVIRASGRIAYDPELYSAIEEYHQALSGGPELESIRKSTRMKLRLLGLSDAQIDDLANKPRNAAVGLVLGRAGGTVWVYADVYEYEVNFIKPGQTMEIASPALPGETFTGKVLSVDPVISAMTRTARVRAEVNNPKGKFRPEMYLDVKIRVPLGKKLAVPGEAVLDTGERKVVFAVHEDNTFEPREVRLGVEAEGFYAVLFGLEIGDRVVTSANFLIDSESQFKAAIEAFRKRDGGEGMPPGHQH
- a CDS encoding TolC family protein encodes the protein MKLAFVVAFAVAFNANAEKKEEKISLASLLEEAKTNNPAVKAAYERWQSAEAKVSASRSWENPMVGIKNKKAESSGTEPAMKSEMLMVEQEIPFPGKISDEARMLHHEAKIAHEDYRARLLETEAQVKIRYHLLSWLASTADALKKDTDILEGIARVAQSRLSAGQSSADEALLAQAQLKMVENSVFEREQQKLIEEEELNALLGRKPGTRWGRFEAVPLRDLPVSVEELEKQARETNPMYLNTLHMQAHAAVMARRALLNFAPDFKVSYEREKFESGLPAETTIGAALRIPLWLWRPAGERKSAKAHQRQTQAESQSAQNDIFKTLYKEYTEVNLHRQLALNYSKEILPLAESALQIAQKNYETGRADFAKLTEAVRHLLEAQMKYYEELYHYGEHWAMLEVVAGKEIEGVKN
- a CDS encoding YcaQ family DNA glycosylase, producing MMTFPVEAVAALFLKRQHLDRPLERPFTEEALTRFVEDAGGLQLDSINVLERAHYLTLWSRFGPYKKDALDRIVYEKRALIEYWAHAACLVPVSDLRGWRRAMADFRRRHTGWSDWLKAHPRVLRRVEDEIRGRGPLSAAAFARPVSQGKTKGWWDWKPAHHALHYLWMSGRLAIHSRRHFQKSYDLAERVLPPVEPLERSAFPRWHLKKTLRALGAAAEADLARYLTFPRFKPGARRRALVAMAKSGEVVQVSVAGCPGRWFILAEDIPALESVAPAQGTTLLCPFDSLLWHRGRAKALFGFDYKIEVYTPAAQRVYGYYTLPILHHGRLIGRLDPKNHRAEKRLEIRSAHFNSKPNAEALAGTARAVRSLASFLGAEKVSVARGPLREF
- a CDS encoding lipocalin-like domain-containing protein, giving the protein MKNKLVGTWELVSHCRVDEQGGMSYPLGRRPSGYLIYSPEGFMSVCITSQNRRLPRGFDFHDIPKLTPAQKTRLLHSCISYAGKYRVLKDKVIHQVQVSLIPSWVGKKLIRKIDWPQGKLSLTSPPFVINNTKYRARILWQRVLR
- a CDS encoding SOS response-associated peptidase family protein; the protein is MCGRFSQTADVKELAARFGYEASDVTFAPRCNIAPGQEAPVVIWFIATA